Proteins encoded in a region of the Elaeis guineensis isolate ETL-2024a chromosome 7, EG11, whole genome shotgun sequence genome:
- the LOC105049127 gene encoding uncharacterized protein, whose amino-acid sequence MEGNLQQVNSNPSLVAIGVDDSKEEEEEHVRVVGPGSDRTKRDEWSEGAVGSLLDAYEAKWVLRNRAKLKGQDWEDVARLVSARSGSTRPAKTPTQCKNKVESMKKRYRSESAAGGGSRWPLFARLDGLVRCRAPTTALVLVDRPPERPTPSSHSPEPNGRAVAEQAECEETKGKEHVSEIHKEEHCNMQPYDPCDGKQQINNKKKRRMRKREESWEVMESIQWLAEVALRVEQGRMEAMREVERMRAQAEAKKGEMDLKRIEIIANTQLQIAKLLIGNDDNVDSALRIGRGS is encoded by the exons ATGGAAGGAAACTTGCAGCAGGTTAACAGTAATCCATCTCTTGTTGCAATTGGTGTTGATGATTccaaggaggaggaagaggagcacGTGAGGGTGGTTGGACCGGGTTCGGACCGCACGAAGAGGGACGAGTGGAGCGAGGGGGCGGTGGGGAGCCTCTTGGACGCGTACGAGGCCAAATGGGTGCTCCGGAACCGGGCGAAGCTTAAGGGTCAGGACTGGGAGGACGTGGCCCGGCTCGTCTCGGCCAGGTCCGGCTCGACCCGGCCGGCCAAGACGCCGACCCAGTGCAAGAACAAGGTGGAGTCCATGAAGAAGCGGTACCGGTCCGAGTCGGCCGCCGGGGGCGGCTCCAGGTGGCCGCTCTTCGCCCGGCTCGACGGTCTGGTCCGCTGCCGGGCCCCGACCACGGCTTTGGTCTTGGTCGACCGGCCGCCGGAGAGGCCCACTCCGTCGTCACACTCGCCGGAGCCCAACGGGAGAGCCGTGGCAGAGCAG GCTGAATGTGAAGAAACCAAAGGCAAAGAACATGTCAGCGAGATTCACAAGGAGGAGCATTGCAACATGCAACCATATGATCCTTGTGATGGAAAACAACAAATAAataacaagaagaagaggaggatgagGAAGAGGGAAGAAAGTTGGGAGGTGATGGAGAGCATACAATGGCTAGCTGAAGTGGCATTGAGGGTAGAGCAAGGGAGAATGGAAGCTATGAGGGAAGTAGAAAGAATGAGGGCCCAAGCAGAGGCAAAGAAAGGAGAGATGGACTTGAAGCGAATTGAGATAATTGCCAACACTCAGTTGCAGATTGCAAagctcctgattgggaatgatgatAATGTTGATTCGGCTTTGAGAATTGGGAGGGGTAGCTGA